From Quercus lobata isolate SW786 chromosome 11, ValleyOak3.0 Primary Assembly, whole genome shotgun sequence:
CTAGACTCTGGCCACCCATAAAAGCCGGTTAAATACCATGCGAACCCATCGTCCTCTATCACCTTTGCTAGAATGTGATTATCCGTACAGTTTATGACCTCCACTACCACTCCCCTCTTCCACAACAAAGCCAGCCCGCCTCCTCCATCTGGCTTCTTCACTATGAATTTGTTTGGGAGCGGTAAATCCTTACAGTGTTTGTTGAAACCTTTTAGTTATTACTTGGTACTTCTATTCTTTGTTGAGGTAAAATGGACACAAACTAAAATAAGTACAAACAAGTttacatgaaaaaaattaacaaatattcatctcatcaaattgtaaaaatttttgtaaaaaaccattatttcttttttttttttttcattttgatttttggcaaaaatattattttggtctctacattttgggGCCATAGTCTatttggttcctacattttcaaaacaattaatttgatccttattatttttaatttgcagtcaatttggtctctaccaATAAGTTACTAATTGAAAATACACATGCGGCAAGTTTGCAACTATTGACATGAACCCACTTACTAATACCCAGAGACcttgaagaacaaaatataaaatgaatttcTGAAATGTTAAAGGAATTATAagagaattaaaagaaaaaagagaaaaaataattggtaaagaaaagaaaaacatttttgaaagcTGATGTGGCTTATTTTGCCATCTAAAAGCATTGATTTGGTCACTGCAATTTATATACATGCatctcatttaatattttaatattagttATGCTAATAGAGTAAATTATTTgtcatgtatatattttttgtcgGTGAATTAATGGTAAGAACTAAATTGgttataagttaaaaataatataaactaaattaattgatttgaaAGTATAGTGGCTAAATTGATGATTACTtatgaaccaaaataatattttcatcataatttttttttttttttatcattgagAGTGACAATCATATTACCCCTTTTGAATAAAGATGTGAAGTATTTCACAAATTTATCAacttaataattataaaaagaaattataaaaagaaaattaacgaaagtattgatttgaaaaatattttaaacaatttgttatgaaaaaaaaaaacttatatttttgataaatttttttataaaatatatgagAACCTCCTCTCCTTCCCCTCACTCAGTCTTTTGTGTGTTTGGTGGAAACTAAGCTATGATGATGAAGATGCAGTCTGTTGTTGTGTGCACGTTTCAGAGTGTgattgtgaagaagaagagtccGTTTCATCAAATGCGAACCCTAACCCTAAAAGTAACACCAATACGACCTCTTTCTGCGGAGCTCCTCAGCCTCCGAACACTCTCATCGTCTTCTTCCTTAGATTATTCCGACCAGTCTCGCGGTGGCCTCCCTCGCTTCTTCTCCAAACTCCTCCCTCCTTCCAAggcacctctctctctctctctctctctctctctatatatatatatatatatgtttatatagtAAGTTAGATTATTTACCTAAAAATTTGTTTACAATGTTCGCAGCTTTTGTGTTTCTGCTGTGAAATAGTTTTTATGTTGTTAAATGTTCATATTATGGTGATAATTTTGTGATCATTAATGGGAAATGTACTGGGTGAAGATTAAAAGTTAAAGTAATAGAAGTAATTAAGCTCAGACATTTGGGTATGAGAAAAAAgttgttttgtgtgtgttttcaaATGGTTTTGGTCATTTACAGAGGAGAGCCGTTAATGAAAGGGTGAGGACGAGTGAGTTgattcaagtaaaaaaaaaaacagtggaGGAAGACTTAAAATAACACTAGTAGTAAAACAAGACATTTCAATTaagttgggttggatttttggatttatagctgatatcaaaattttgggactaaggtttgattgttgttgttcttgttgttgAGGAATGGGGTGGCATGGaagttgggttggatttttggTTCGGTATTGATGGAAATGAATGACTGATCTTGACTAGTCTATTGAGAGTCTGTAGCCGACCTcgaaattttgggactaaggtaAAGTGGGTTGGATTTTTTGGTTTGGTGATGTTTCTTCGTTGGGATTTTGTAGACATGCTAAATTGGTCAAGGCAAGaatgttttgtgtttggttctcGTCAATTTTTTGCTGGTTGAGTTGATATTAGTCACTgctgttgttattgttgttagcattactattttatttagaaaGTTTGTTGGCATTCCTTTAACTTAGCATTGGCAATCTGGCTTAATATATGGGGGTTTTCCATAAGATGGCCTCTTTATGCTCTTCTGAAATGTAGTTTGGCACTTTCAGAAATTTTAGCTTAGAGTTACATGATTGAAGAATGAGGATTTACAGAATTCTTATTGTTTTGCCTAATAATGCAGGGTGGTATTGTTCGTGTACAAGGAGATGAGTTCTGGCATATGACTAAGGTTTTGAGGTTGAGCACAAATGATAGGTATTCTTAACTGTCATCATTTATGAGTTACAAGTTTTACCTTGCTGGACATTAACcttgtctttattttatatttttgtatacTCATATTAGTCATATATAGGATTAGGAAGTATTAGCGATAAAGTAGTGATATTTGTGAAAGGAAAAGGCAGACGTAATCAATCTAAGCTAGAACACAAACAACTGCACAGTTTATGAACAATTATTCAGAACTCTGTAACTTGAACCAATCTAAAAATGCTGTCTTCATTTTTCAGTCTTTCATTAATACAGATTTAACCAACCTCTTTGAATCTTTAGGGGAGTGACCTCATGAGAAGCTTAGTTGCCAAATTATCTGGACCTAAATGGTGGAGTGATTGAGGTGTTTGTATTTGAAATGTTTCCATTCGATTTCAATTAATATTCAAATGTACGCACGCCTTTAGCCTGATCTATTTTTTCTCCTTGTAATGATTTTTGGCCATCGTTCCAATATTCGCtttgttttcttgattttttatagtttaatttcTTAAGAATGTATCATGATGTATAAGAGTATATTCTAAGGAAGTTATTTTATGAAAGCTCCTAGTTTTCTCATAATGACAAGCTTTTAGACTAAGAAGTGCTAGAGGTTGATAATCGACTTTCCCCCACAAATTTAAAACAACTCCTCTGTGTGTGTGGATTGGATCCTTGGGCTGACTATTTAGTTTGCTAACATCTCTTACTTCATTGCTTAACATGGCATTTGGTTTGGGATATCTTTTAATAtttctgaaaattttaagaGGATTCCCATGTTTGGTTGTGCCCAAGGAAATCTAGATGCCCACAAGCATCCAAATTTCCCTCCAAATCTCACATTTGTGGAATTTAGATTCCCTTAAaaataacttatcaaaaaaaaaaaaaaaaagattcccTTAAAAATAGATACCAAGGCATGGCAAAAttctgtttttttcttcttttttataagtgATAATATTATCCTCATTTAACTTAAAGAACCGAACCTTAAATTAGATACTGCAATGATTAAGAAAGTGATGTTTTCCTTCATTGCCCGGTTGCTTCGGAGTTAtgggatatggtttttggtttatttggagtgtGTTGGGTCATGCCTTTGTCTGTTGTTGGGCTCTTTGCTTGCTGGCAAGGTTGCTTTGGTCGCCACTGCAATGGAGTTATTTGGAAGGTCGTTCctctttgtttgatgtggtgtatttggaaggagagGAATAGTAGATGCTTTGAAGACATTGAGCGTGCTATGCCTGACCTCAAGCTTCTTTTCATCCGAACCTTACTTGAATGGTTCTCTGTGTGGAGAAACcatcctttttctattttggatttACTTGACTTTTGTAATTTTCGTTCTTGACTTGTTCACCCCTGTATACTCCCTGTGTGCTTGGGtgtctctatttttattatcaatgaattcttattacttatcaaaaaaaaaaaaaaaaaatgattaagaaAGTGATGTTATGCTATGTTAATGCATTGCAGTTGGTTTTGGAAATGGTTTATGCTATGTCAtagctttattattattacttttttttttcttgcaaagcTAATCAATGCAAGCTGTTCATTCTACAGCTTAGCTTTTTTTTGCTTAATTATAGTTCATGTGATACTCTTGggtgtgttttttttccccctctattttatttaagtgtTTTGAGATTATAttattacttaccaaaaaaaggtttttgaaataacattattgattttttcaagaaaaattagAACATATAAGATATTCCAAgtttaaaaaccaaacaaaaaaaaagaggtaattCTTTACAATTCGTAAGAATAagtgtagcaaaaaaaaaaaaaaaatcttatatacaAAGAAATGTTGACAAACCAAACTTGGGCATAATTACATTCTTGGACATTCAAAAATCCAGGATTTTGAATGCTAGAGGATATATCGGATCCCCCAGACCAGACCACATAAGAGTTATTTGGTTTCTCTATCAATCAGCCTagtattatcaattttattctTGTATGTCACCCAGATTTGACCTGGTCAAGTAACAAGAGGTTTGCCTCCCCTCCGAGGGGTCCTATCCTATGTATTTATAAGTTTCATATTTTCAATCTTGCCCTTTGAATTTTAGGCCTAAACATCTTTTCTAATTAGATTTTTGTGAAGGTTATCCTATGCTAGAGTCTAAAGCTTTTGGATTTGTTAGAATAAAAGCTTGCTTTCACATTTAAAAAGAGTCATATAGTTCTTTTTAGCCTGTATGATGTTGAGAAACTgaaattaaagtttaaaacttGCACTTTAAGTTAGTTTTGGTCTTTCTAGGAATGGTAAATTTTAGCCATATGAATAATTTGCAAAGgaacttggttttttttttttttttttttttttttttgagaactgGCAGATACTATAAAGTAGCTTTTGTTAGATGAAAAAATTTATGGTTGTCCAAATTATGACATGCAAGGATAGAGCTTTTTAACGGGAAGGGAGGTTTGATAGAAGGGTGCATTCAGAGGATTGACCGTACTGGACTGGATTTTGTGGCTCTGGAAGATCCGAAGTTAGTTCTTCCTCAGAGCACATATTGGCATGTATTTGCAGCTTTTGGTAAGTTTTTGTGGTATTCAGTAGAGTCAGTTCATAAAATTGGATGCACAGTTTCAAGGCTTCAGGTTTGTCATCACATTTTTTAACCTGCTTCTGTTTAGGTACTCTGAAGGGTGGTCGAGCTGACTGGCTTGTAGAGAAATGCACGGTATATCCTATTGCATATTAAAAATATTCTCCTCTTAGAAACTTCCATTTTGTCATGTTTAATTGTCACTTTTTAACTGTGTTAGGAACTGGGGGCTAGTAGTGTAACACCTCTATTGACAGAACGTTCGCCTTCAATTTCGGAGAATAGGTTGGACAGATTGCAACGTGTTGTTTTAGCAGCAACTAAACAATGTAAATAATTGGTTCTTGCTAGTTTCTCAATGTAAACTTATGATGAATTTGAATTAACTTTTCCTGTTAATTTTGCTTTTGGCAAATGATATTAAAAGCAGTTTGAATGGCTTATAACTGAAAGGTTTCCTACAcgttaatttttccttttatttatacCTCCTTTTACCCCTGTGATAGGTCAACGGCTGCATGAATTAATTCTGAATCCTCCAATGAAAATTGATGGCATTCTGCCACAAGTGAGTTCTCCACCTTGTGCCTTTAAAGGTTGGGTAAATTATTATGGctgtacttatcaaaaaaaaaattattatggcTGTAAAACATTAAAAAGAGCTTTAAGGGAGGCATGGTAACTGCAACTTTTGTATAACTTACTTTAGCAGCAAATCAACTTAAAATACTCTTATatgtaaatcaaatatttagATAGTATTCTTTATTGTTTTCTtgcaaattttgttaaattttcatGAATTGTAGACATTGTAGCTCCTTTCCCACTATTTGTTACTTGATATGTGTGGTTCCCATTAGTGTATAAACCATGAAGGACTCCTTTAgatgttttaacaattttttttctttgctccCTTGTTTGTAACTTGGACATTTGTATTTTGTGTCCTACAGATTGCTCAGTCAAAGCTATCTTTTGTTGCTGTAGCAGAAGCTAGTCCTCTTGTTAGTGTATTGACTTCATCAAAAAGCGATTCTGGTGGACTGATTATAGTAGGACCAGAAGGGGGTTAGTATGCATCATAATTTAGCCTTGTCTCTTATCATGTACTTTTCTGACATTGCCACTCATGAATAGGCCTGTGTTTGAATCagaaattaatttaattgatatttacgctgattttttaaaatctatataAGTTATATAATCAGCTGTGCTTGAATCTAAGAGACAGTTTAAAACTTCAATTTCATGTGGATCACAGACATACATAGTCTCATAAATAGTAATGGTTATAATGCAAGGTTTTCTTTCTGTTATACCTGTTGCTGTTATTATTCTGCAACTTTCATGAATTTGTTAGTTCTTATAACATATGATTTACTATTTATTGATTGCCTGGTCAAGTTGCCTTCCAGTTGTATCAAGTAGTAAAAGGAACATTCTTTTAGTTCCAACTTTTGACATGATTACGTAAGATATGCTTGTCATCTTATTCTTTAAGATTTTATGAAGATTGCTGAGTTATTCTTACAGAGTATtgttgccaagagccttgttgCTCAATTGGCATCTCCTGGTGATTTAAAAAGAGACTTCCAGAGATCAAATCCCCCCTCACCCATTATAACTATCGAATTCATACTGAGTTATTGATAATATACCAAATTCCAAGTGATTCATTGGAGGTATTAACAATCTTGACAAATTAGTGATATAATTGATTGTGTGATTGAAGCAGATCTTttagtttgtttctttttttggaacAATCATAccttattaattttaatcattGTTTGCCATTTTGAGACTTATTCTTACATAAGAAGAAAGCTACTAATATtggaccaagaaaaaaaaacccaaaggaTAACACAATTAGTTGGGGACCACAACTTGTGAAGCAGATTTCACTAGTTCAAATCTCCCCACATGTCTCCCTCCTTGGAGCCAAAACGTACTGCACcaagaaatgataaaaataaaataaaagctcaGGGTTGTGGTTTGAGTTAAATTGATTTGTCAACTTCTGGTTTAATAGTTCAACTTTACCTATTTGAGGTTTAATTATATTTGCTTATGTTCATGAATTCATTGTATTCAGATTGTAATGAGgttgctattttgttttttaggtttaaaCATGTGATTTATACATGCATATTGAGATTTTTCAAACTTTGGTGGACAAAGGGTAACTTTTTAAACTGTTCATTGGTGGATCAATTTTACTCAAACCACAGGTGGTAGACGTATAGTTATCCCTAAAAGATTTTAATGTTGCTTTGTTTTTATGCATAGAGAAGTTCAGTTAACCAACATTTGTGCCCCCAACTCCTTTAACAAAGTTCTTGCAAATAATCAAATAGATTAACTAAAAGATAGATTTGAAatctctattattattattattattattattattattatgaatttgAGGGGCTAAAGTAGGTTTATCCTTCTAGGTAAGTATAATGTTCTCTCACTAGTAAAGAAACTACTCTGATGCAGCCAGCAAAGAGCTCAAGAACAAACAGCTGATCAAGATACcaagatattttaaaattgtggtCTAGTTTTGATGTGGGGCTTTTTTTGTCACCTTTTATAGGCTAccatatttattatttagtctTAGTATTAATGATTAAGTTTCGGTTGGTTCATTTTTAATTAAGCTTTTCTAAAATGGGGTAAATTTTATAGATTTCAGATCTCCTGGAATCGACTGTAAAGAGCTGTATTGTAGGCCCATGAGTCATATTTTATATAGACattcattttctatttgttaAGTAGTTTTCTACTTGGTTTAAAAGTATCTCCATTCCTTTTCTTTGTTATAGGAGTTAATTTTTCCAGAAAAGGTTATTATTTAGAACTCTTTAGTTTTTTGGGGAAAAGGATTGATAATGGCCTATATAATGACCTTTATGTTATCAACAAATTCATAGCTTTAGGGGTTTGATGGCCTTCTTCCTAATTATGATTTCTTAGGGTTCTTGGTTGTGATTGCCTAggtttttttcattctttgtttcTCATTCAATTTATTGTTGTCTTTTGGAATGATTAGTTCCAATTAATGTGTTTGTTCACATCAATCTCTTAATGCTTCAGACTTCACCGAGAAAGAGTTGAATATGATGGTGGAAGCAGGAGCTACGACTGTTGGTCTGGGACCACTTCGCTTACGAGTCGAAACTGCAACAATGGCACTTTTAGCAACTGTAATTTTATGGTCCGACTCTCAGCAAACATCTAGTTCCTAACTCTTGTAGGTGGGACTTATATTTTCCTCTTCCCTTGGAGAATGATCCGTCCCACACAACTAACTACGTGTCTTTATGATTTGTGACATATCCTTGGGATAAAGCTCATGTGGACTGGTAgatgatatatttttctttctgcatagGGAAATATGAATGGGTGAATCACACTAGAACCACAAAAGGTGTGTGAATAGAAGGGAGGTAAGAGTTGGGATAATTTGAAACAAATTGATGTAACTTGTACTTCTGGTCAATTGCAATGGAATATTGCTTCTTTCATTTGTTTTCAATATCtatcatgtttattttattggttttagATCAGTTCTTGTTGGCAGTATGTGGAGAAAAAACTTGTAGTCAagttttggatatgaatttGATATCAAAAGTTATCTTGACATTGTTTTTCTTAACAAGATCTTCACGCGTTgagaaattgtattttttttatttcattggtGAAATTGTGTTCAATAGCCTGATAAAGTCTTtcttctaatttaaaatttgatagtgaaagaaagaaataaagaaacaaaaatgagaacTATTGTAGCCTTTTATCCTATAGAGTTCAGACTTGAGCTTAACAGTAACCTGACTAATCTAAAATGGTTAAGTTCTGACCTAACCCACCTATAGCCTACTTAAGACCAGTCATTTTTGAAACTGAAGTTGTACTTCAATTGAATTTTTGGTAAAAGAACATGACTGGAACTATGCTTTCTTTGCATTACTTGTCTATATAGAATTGTAGGATTATCAAGAACAGGGTTTTAGCAATAAGTTTCTTAAATTTACTATTATAtgctctttttaaaaaattattatatataaatcacACTAATCTTTCAACCAAGCAATCTCAACAAGGCTTACATAAATTAAAACACCCAAATTTGGATGGGACTAAATCTTTTAATCCTGAAGTTTAGAATTTAGACACAAGATTATTAGTGTCCAAATTATTCAAAACAATTGGTAAACAATAATTAGTTGCTTGCACATGAATGAAAATTTGGAGGTTTCGGTAAAGTTGGGATGAAGCAAGGTCAAGCCCTTTCCTTAAtatgataatataaaatatactgAATTCAATTGAATTTGGACTTTGGCTTGGAGTTATATTGAAACACTATTTTTTAGAGATGAAACAACAATAGTCatacatttgaaaattttgaaaaagtttcgtttaaaataatatatcctaaaATCACCATCATCTACTGTAGAACACATTAGCTATAGTGCATTTAAtaaaaagtaagagagagagaattaaataattttgaaccTTTGACAATGGTGACGGGTTGAAGTTGGAATCCTCTCTTAGTAGGCCTTGGCGGCTGGGTATCCTCTTTTCTTATCAGAATTTTATTTCACTACTGACTAGCTTGTGAGAACTACTTGTGTTTCAAGCACCATCATGGTCAATGTTTCTTATCTCAATGTGCCACAAAACTTTTGACCCATATTCTTGTTTGTCTACCATGTGTAGCAAGCCTCTTACAATACGTGGAATCTACACATCAGACTTACGTGAGACTCAAATATTATGTAGGTTCCATATACGCCCATATATTGTGAGAGGCTCGCTGCATACAACCTGAaacataagatttttttttttctctttttgcttaAGCTGCCTCATTATTTCTCTTTACTTACAttcttgattttatttatttatttgtttaacttTTCATTtcaacagaagaaaaaaaaagaaaaaagatgaacATCTTAAGATTAGGTCATCATGAAGGCCACATATacttaggaaatttttttatatcatattgAACATCAGTGCATTAGACACAAGTTGTGTCCATTATGTAGTAAgttacttctttctctctctctctctctctctcaaaaagagtGTTACTGGGGGAGGTCAATTCCTCATATACGAAAAAACATtaatgttatttatatatagctacagtaatataataattaaaactaatTGACTGGTACTCTTGGATCTCACAAGTCTTCTCgtacaattttaatttaataaatttatccttactttataattattttaaaatcttatcCTGTGGTCGGTGGTTGATGATTGATGAATCTTGTTGTACCATGTCCCATACTGGCACATGTTGCACATATGAATGGTTTTGTTtacatcataaaattttaaggtTTAAATTGTAGTCATGGGTCTTGTCTCTTTGTATGTAAATGACAACATGGTATGATTAGCAAAGCTATAATTTTAGTTTGATGTTATAATAGTAAAatgaacatgtatatatttttttgacttCCTTTTGTCTTTGTCATACTCATATCAatttttgttaactctttagtAGTAGAGAGTATTATATTGTTACATCTGATTTGAAACcgagtagttttttttttgagaaacaaatacacacagAGGGGAGATGGAATGTAGTTCTAACGTAAATGTATACATCAACTTTACTCAAAAGtcataataaaatcaaaagaatggTGAAACAAGTTATATTGgattaagggtttgtttggatatcgcttatttgctgaaaactgaaaacttattgctgaaaatactataacaaaataatttttaaaggtgtGAATAGTGATGTGAGACCCAAAAATACATGAGAATGCACATTTTGCTGAGTTTAGTGGTCCCATGAACAATGCTATaggaccccaaaaaaaaagccaaatgcAACTGAGAACCACTTTTAGtgctatccaaactcacactaaaACAACTCaatattaaacaatttttattataagttGTTATTAAATTACCACTAAcacataatatattataataaagaGTTTTATAACTTAATTAGTTGGTATTTCTTAAAGTTTCCACCTAAGATATCCACACTTCAAATTTTCCTACCTAGCTATCAACGCATGGGGAAAAAAGTTGCGTATGgatcactttttaaaaaagttatatggtacttttttttaatgttttgcctgctttttaagttttagatttcTTATTAACACAGCCCACAACCAAAAATTATAGAACATGTATTTAAGAGTGAGACCATTTTAAATATATACCattatcaatttctttaagaCATTTTTCTATCTCCTTGTGTATGTggtaaaatatttaatattctaaaaataataaattatagaaaaaatcaATGTCTCCGTTTCTCCCTTCCTTAATTTAAGTCCAATTTTCCATGTCAGAAAATAAATAGAGactgttttttaaaaaaaaaaaaaaaatttaaaaagtcagAAAAATAAGATAAGAAAGGAATATAGACTATTTTAAGTGTAAATAATAAATAGGAGATTAGAAAAGGTAGTGAATGTCATTAGGCCATATGGTCATTGCCTTAACATGGGTTGTCTTGCTTGTgtgttaatatttattttattattattatgatgtttttttttttttttttggatcaatATTTATTATGATGTTAATGCATATGTTTAAAACTCTTTGAACACATATTATTTCACGGGGTGCCTGtcctatatataataattatatatacaccacaaattttcaaatgtgGTCTGCCTATTAGGGCGTAATTATAATAGAATCCTAACCATTGAGACCAGGCGTCAGAAGCAAGGGACCCTGTTGAGTTATAGCctatttttttagagaagaTGTTATAGTCTGATCTAGTCCCATTGAAGACAATAGAGGACATTGGACCAGTGACGTGAAAATAATCCCAAGCGCTTCCCTTGGGGTCACTTGTGTGTTATTTTGTCAGCACCAAAATCTAACATGAAAACATTTCCTTGCAAAGAAAGGTGTTTACGACtctacctttttattttatttgtcaagGGCAGGTTAGACATCAATTTTTCATAGTCAGTTTGATGTtgctatatataaataataccaCACAAGTTCAATATGGGATTGTAAAAAGTCAAATCCTGAATCCCAATTCAGAAAATAAACGTAACCTTGAATTACTCTTCACGTGAGTGAGAACATTCAAATATTTGAGCTAGTTGGTTATTCTTTAGGCCAAATGTTAATAAGTACCGTGCTATTTAAAATAATGTGAGTctcacttaataaaaaatttaaataaatatgagaaattatataaagttaacCCTAAAGTctataaaattgataaaatactaatataaaACTGGTTAACTGACAAAAATTCTGACATAAAATTGAGTGTTAACAGGCACCTTATGGTGCCTGTTAACACAACCCATTACTTATTTCCACGTCTCATTGTGCATCGTCATATTGTGCCTATTAACACAACTCATTACTTATTTCCATGTCTCATTGTGCATCGTCATATTCGATTGTGAAACCTATTGTTTCTGCTTATAGTTCTGTACAGATTGTCAACGTCAAGCATACAGATGAAGAAAATCCAGACGttagtttagagagagagagggtcaGCATTTTTCAAATCCAAAAGGCCTTTCTATTCAGGAAGAGATGCCTTGTACGTCTCTTTGAGTCTTGACTCTTCACGGCTCACCGTATAACTGTAGTACGATATGAAAGAGCAATGGACAAATAAATCCATTGTTGACTGGTTAAGTACTAAAATTAGCCTTATTTTtaggagtccaaatcttctatcccacttttcctattctactctatactccaccaataaaaacttgccacgtgttcacttaattaattaaatactacggactctatttttagttgtgttggatttcaatataatttttttattatttagttttattttgacttatggTAGGTTGACATTTCAGCTTATTGTAAACATATTATGAGATTTAATTGTTCCCATAGAAGAGCTCaaataaaattagtaataacatgacaaacacaaaaatctaagatgaaataatttgaaataagCTATAAACACTAtgactttttatattatttcccctatatattttttttaattaatactaGTATTTTGGGGTGCAACTTGCAATACATCCACATCTTATAAACCTTTCCCTATATCACGATTGATGgaggtataatttttttttgtttttgtttcttgagAAGATGATGGAGGTAGAATTGATCATAAGGTTTTCATATAATCCCAATAGACATTACCAATAAGATTCatattcttttttcaaaaaagaaaaaaaaaagattcatatTCTAATGCAATAAATTAGAcctctagtaatttttttttctttgattagGACCCTCTAGTAACTTAAAGAATCAATCTATGATGCCTTAAATATTTATAGTC
This genomic window contains:
- the LOC115968658 gene encoding uncharacterized protein LOC115968658 isoform X2 — translated: MMMKMQSVVVCTFQSVIVKKKSPFHQMRTLTLKVTPIRPLSAELLSLRTLSSSSSLDYSDQSRGGLPRFFSKLLPPSKGGIVRVQGDEFWHMTKVLRLSTNDRIELFNGKGGLIEGCIQRIDRTGLDFVALEDPKLVLPQSTYWHVFAAFGTLKGGRADWLVEKCTELGASSVTPLLTERSPSISENRLDRLQRVVLAATKQCQRLHELILNPPMKIDGILPQIAQSKLSFVAVAEASPLVSVLTSSKSDSGGLIIVGPEGGLNM
- the LOC115968658 gene encoding uncharacterized protein LOC115968658 isoform X1, yielding MMMKMQSVVVCTFQSVIVKKKSPFHQMRTLTLKVTPIRPLSAELLSLRTLSSSSSLDYSDQSRGGLPRFFSKLLPPSKGGIVRVQGDEFWHMTKVLRLSTNDRIELFNGKGGLIEGCIQRIDRTGLDFVALEDPKLVLPQSTYWHVFAAFGTLKGGRADWLVEKCTELGASSVTPLLTERSPSISENRLDRLQRVVLAATKQCQRLHELILNPPMKIDGILPQIAQSKLSFVAVAEASPLVSVLTSSKSDSGGLIIVGPEGDFTEKELNMMVEAGATTVGLGPLRLRVETATMALLATVILWSDSQQTSSS
- the LOC115968658 gene encoding uncharacterized protein LOC115968658 isoform X3, translated to MMMKMQSVVVCTFQSVIVKKKSPFHQMRTLTLKVTPIRPLSAELLSLRTLSSSSSLDYSDQSRGGLPRFFSKLLPPSKGGIVRVQGDEFWHMTKVLRLSTNDRIELFNGKGGLIEGCIQRIDRTGLDFVALEDPKLVLPQSTYWHVFAAFGTLKGGRADWLVEKCTIAQSKLSFVAVAEASPLVSVLTSSKSDSGGLIIVGPEGDFTEKELNMMVEAGATTVGLGPLRLRVETATMALLATVILWSDSQQTSSS
- the LOC115968658 gene encoding uncharacterized protein LOC115968658 isoform X4, producing the protein MTKVLRLSTNDRIELFNGKGGLIEGCIQRIDRTGLDFVALEDPKLVLPQSTYWHVFAAFGTLKGGRADWLVEKCTELGASSVTPLLTERSPSISENRLDRLQRVVLAATKQCQRLHELILNPPMKIDGILPQIAQSKLSFVAVAEASPLVSVLTSSKSDSGGLIIVGPEGDFTEKELNMMVEAGATTVGLGPLRLRVETATMALLATVILWSDSQQTSSS
- the LOC115968658 gene encoding uncharacterized protein LOC115968658 isoform X5; this translates as MIELFNGKGGLIEGCIQRIDRTGLDFVALEDPKLVLPQSTYWHVFAAFGTLKGGRADWLVEKCTELGASSVTPLLTERSPSISENRLDRLQRVVLAATKQCQRLHELILNPPMKIDGILPQIAQSKLSFVAVAEASPLVSVLTSSKSDSGGLIIVGPEGDFTEKELNMMVEAGATTVGLGPLRLRVETATMALLATVILWSDSQQTSSS